The following proteins are co-located in the Heliorestis convoluta genome:
- the ppdK gene encoding pyruvate, phosphate dikinase, with translation MSKKWVYLFDEGKADMKSLLGGKGANLAEMTNIGLPVPPGLTITTEACNAYYENDKNFPSDLLHQVKEALEKVEEKLGKKFGDSTDPLLLSVRSGAVFSMPGMMDTILNLGLNDETVNALAQATENERFALDCYRRFIQMYSGVVLDVEHDDFEHILEQSREKQGVKFDNELTPASLQEVIEGYKSLVLQKTGRLFPQEPMEQLEGAVRAVFQSWNNDRAKIYRHIHKIPDNLGTAVNVQSMVFGNMGSDCGTGVAFTRNPSTGEKILYGEYLINAQGEDVVAGIRTPNHISTLEREMPEVFAQFVEICQTLEKHYRNMQDIEFTIQGGKLWMLQTRNGKRTAAAAVKIAVDMVEEGLISKNEAIMRVEPEHLDQLLHRRIDPEAKLTVVATGLPASPGAASGIIVFNADEADARNKAGEKILLVRTETTPDDIHGIIAAQGVLTSRGGMTSHAAVVARQMGKACVCGCESIRIDYAKQEFVVYTQSGEQKVFKKGDLISIDGATGRVIDGEVPMLEPELTNEFQILLQWADEVRTLGVRANADKPEEAKQAREFGAAGIGLTRTEHMFMAQERLPIVQEMILAQSVEERQIALAKLLPMQQQDFYGILKEMAGFPVTVRLLDPPLHEFLPNAEDLLVEITKLNCALETVSDDEKEAIRDQVDEKEILLRNVRQLHEFNPMLGHRGCRLGITYPEIYAMQARAIFQAVAQLVQEGYEVEPEVEIPLVVHVNELSYLRKMVEDVADAVAAETGVIIPYTVGTMIEVPRAALTAEEIATKADFFSFGTNDLTQTTFGFSRDDAEGKFLGYYTENKVLTDNPFIVLDRAGVGGLMKMAVEKGRASNPNLLVGICGEHGGEPSSIEFCHLINLDFVSCSPYRVPIARLAAAQAAIKNG, from the coding sequence ATGTCTAAGAAATGGGTCTATCTTTTTGATGAAGGTAAAGCTGATATGAAATCGCTCCTAGGAGGAAAGGGAGCTAACCTAGCAGAAATGACCAACATTGGTCTACCTGTGCCTCCAGGACTTACAATCACAACAGAAGCATGCAATGCTTATTATGAGAATGATAAAAATTTTCCCTCTGATTTGCTGCACCAGGTGAAGGAAGCTCTAGAAAAAGTAGAAGAGAAGCTTGGCAAGAAGTTTGGTGACTCCACCGATCCACTATTGTTATCTGTTCGTTCTGGTGCAGTTTTTTCCATGCCAGGTATGATGGATACCATTTTAAACCTTGGCTTGAATGATGAAACTGTCAATGCTCTCGCTCAAGCAACAGAAAATGAGCGCTTTGCCTTAGATTGTTATCGTCGTTTTATTCAGATGTACTCTGGCGTTGTTCTTGATGTTGAGCATGATGATTTTGAACATATCTTAGAACAAAGCCGTGAAAAGCAAGGCGTCAAGTTCGATAATGAGCTAACGCCAGCTTCTTTACAAGAAGTTATTGAAGGCTATAAAAGCCTAGTATTGCAAAAAACAGGTCGCCTTTTCCCTCAAGAGCCTATGGAGCAATTAGAAGGCGCCGTTCGTGCTGTTTTCCAATCTTGGAATAATGATCGTGCCAAAATCTATCGTCATATTCACAAAATTCCTGATAACCTAGGTACCGCAGTTAACGTACAATCCATGGTCTTTGGTAACATGGGCAGCGACTGCGGAACGGGTGTTGCTTTTACACGGAACCCTTCCACAGGAGAAAAAATTCTCTACGGTGAATACCTGATTAACGCCCAAGGTGAAGATGTTGTAGCTGGAATTCGCACACCCAATCATATTTCTACCTTAGAAAGAGAAATGCCTGAGGTTTTTGCTCAGTTTGTAGAGATTTGTCAGACTTTAGAAAAACATTATCGCAATATGCAAGATATTGAATTTACCATTCAAGGCGGCAAGCTTTGGATGCTACAGACACGCAATGGTAAGAGAACGGCAGCAGCTGCTGTAAAGATTGCTGTTGATATGGTAGAAGAAGGACTTATTAGCAAAAACGAAGCTATCATGCGCGTAGAGCCAGAACATCTAGACCAGCTTCTTCATCGCCGCATCGACCCTGAAGCAAAACTTACTGTAGTTGCCACTGGTTTACCTGCATCACCAGGTGCTGCGTCGGGTATCATTGTCTTTAATGCCGATGAAGCGGATGCAAGGAATAAAGCAGGTGAGAAAATCCTTCTTGTTCGTACAGAAACAACGCCTGATGATATTCATGGCATTATTGCAGCACAAGGTGTCTTAACCAGCCGTGGTGGCATGACTTCACACGCTGCTGTTGTGGCTCGTCAAATGGGGAAAGCTTGCGTATGTGGCTGCGAATCTATTCGCATCGACTATGCAAAGCAAGAATTTGTCGTTTATACACAATCTGGGGAACAGAAAGTCTTCAAAAAAGGCGATCTGATATCCATTGATGGTGCTACAGGAAGAGTTATTGATGGCGAAGTACCAATGCTTGAGCCTGAATTAACCAATGAATTCCAAATACTGCTGCAGTGGGCTGATGAGGTTCGTACCTTGGGTGTGAGAGCCAATGCTGATAAACCAGAAGAAGCGAAGCAAGCGCGTGAATTCGGTGCTGCCGGTATCGGATTGACTCGTACGGAACATATGTTTATGGCACAAGAGCGCTTACCTATCGTACAAGAAATGATTCTAGCGCAGTCTGTAGAAGAGCGTCAAATAGCTCTAGCCAAACTTTTACCGATGCAACAGCAAGATTTCTATGGCATCTTAAAAGAAATGGCTGGTTTCCCCGTTACCGTTCGCCTACTCGATCCACCTCTTCATGAATTCTTACCGAATGCAGAAGATCTTCTTGTCGAAATTACCAAGCTCAATTGTGCTTTGGAAACTGTATCTGATGATGAGAAAGAAGCGATTCGTGATCAGGTCGATGAAAAAGAGATTCTTCTGAGAAACGTGCGACAGCTTCATGAATTCAACCCCATGCTTGGACATCGTGGTTGCCGACTAGGTATAACTTATCCTGAAATCTACGCAATGCAGGCCCGTGCTATCTTCCAGGCTGTTGCTCAGCTTGTTCAAGAAGGCTATGAAGTAGAGCCAGAAGTGGAAATTCCACTTGTTGTCCATGTTAATGAGCTCTCTTATCTGCGTAAAATGGTAGAAGATGTAGCCGATGCTGTTGCAGCAGAAACAGGTGTTATCATTCCTTATACCGTTGGAACAATGATTGAAGTACCTAGAGCTGCTTTAACAGCGGAAGAGATAGCTACAAAAGCAGACTTCTTCTCCTTCGGAACCAATGATTTGACCCAGACGACTTTCGGCTTTTCTCGTGATGACGCAGAAGGTAAGTTCTTAGGGTACTACACTGAAAACAAAGTATTGACAGATAACCCCTTCATCGTGCTCGATCGTGCAGGCGTAGGCGGTTTGATGAAAATGGCAGTAGAAAAAGGTCGAGCCAGCAACCCCAATCTACTTGTCGGTATCTGCGGCGAGCATGGCGGAGAGCCTTCTTCCATTGAATTCTGCCATCTCATTAATCTCGACTTCGTTTCTTGCTCCCCCTACCGCGTACCCATTGCACGCTTAGCCGCTGCACAGGCTGCTATTAAAAATGGCTAA
- a CDS encoding 3D domain-containing protein translates to MFKKELIILYQQWIKLSFSLLLAGTLCFQFLIIDPKEALAERKVPFPLPIYHEPVKTMDQMVMKGYQISVPMEVEATAYDACLICCGKTDGITKSGVLAQEWYTVAVDPNLIPLGTKIYVPAFGRVFEAQDIGGSIRGRKMDFFLPDHESALLFGRQSLQVYLLTGPDQDNFTLPVSDTVDSNSL, encoded by the coding sequence TTGTTCAAAAAGGAGTTGATAATTCTGTACCAACAATGGATAAAGCTCTCTTTTTCCTTGCTTCTAGCAGGTACACTATGCTTTCAATTCCTTATCATTGATCCGAAAGAGGCGCTGGCAGAGCGAAAAGTACCTTTTCCTTTGCCCATCTATCATGAACCTGTAAAAACGATGGATCAGATGGTAATGAAAGGATATCAGATTTCTGTACCTATGGAAGTAGAAGCAACAGCCTATGATGCATGTCTTATATGTTGTGGCAAAACAGATGGCATTACAAAGTCCGGTGTACTTGCACAAGAATGGTACACAGTCGCTGTAGATCCGAACTTAATTCCACTAGGGACGAAAATCTATGTACCTGCTTTTGGGCGTGTTTTTGAGGCACAAGATATAGGCGGTAGCATACGTGGTCGTAAAATGGATTTTTTTCTACCGGATCATGAATCGGCGCTTCTTTTTGGAAGACAAAGTTTACAAGTCTACTTGTTAACAGGACCTGATCAAGACAATTTTACCTTGCCCGTAAGCGATACTGTTGATTCAAATTCGCTGTAG
- a CDS encoding CheR family methyltransferase, translating into MTIGDDYEIFIKKVHAKSGLDLSNYKRPQMERRIRTLMRSQGATDLISYFSIIDRDSNQYQKFIDHLTINVSEFLRNPGQWDVLKNKIIPQLLRENPKLKVWSAGCSTGEEPYSLVITMLEARCDMSHKVLASDIDREVLRKAQIGLYSAKSLANIPEPLVKKYFIKQGEGFYQVKDDLKRHIKFQQQNLLKDSFETNFDLILCRNVVIYFTEETKTILYKRFHQSLRKGGILFTGSTEQIFQARELGLTTAATFFYQKT; encoded by the coding sequence ATGACCATTGGGGATGACTATGAGATTTTTATAAAAAAAGTTCATGCCAAAAGCGGGCTTGACTTGTCCAATTACAAAAGACCACAGATGGAAAGACGAATTCGAACATTGATGCGCTCGCAAGGTGCAACGGACTTAATCAGTTATTTTTCTATTATCGATCGTGATAGCAACCAATATCAAAAATTCATCGATCATTTAACAATCAACGTATCTGAATTTCTACGCAATCCGGGACAATGGGATGTCTTAAAAAATAAAATTATACCTCAATTGTTACGAGAAAATCCAAAGCTAAAAGTCTGGTCTGCTGGATGCTCTACGGGAGAGGAACCGTACAGCCTGGTCATAACCATGTTAGAAGCCCGCTGTGATATGAGCCATAAAGTATTAGCAAGCGATATTGATAGAGAAGTTCTACGAAAAGCTCAAATTGGCTTATATTCAGCCAAATCACTGGCTAATATTCCAGAACCTTTGGTAAAAAAATATTTTATAAAGCAAGGTGAAGGATTTTATCAAGTAAAAGATGATCTCAAAAGGCATATAAAGTTTCAGCAACAAAATCTGTTGAAAGATTCTTTTGAAACCAACTTTGATCTAATTCTTTGTCGTAATGTCGTTATTTATTTTACCGAAGAAACAAAAACGATTCTCTACAAGCGATTCCACCAGTCTTTACGCAAAGGTGGTATCCTTTTTACAGGATCAACAGAACAAATTTTTCAAGCTCGCGAATTAGGTCTTACCACGGCAGCAACATTTTTTTATCAGAAGACTTGA
- a CDS encoding pyruvate, water dikinase regulatory protein has product MATEEGKSISTVNGEKPIVYVVSDSIGETAEFVARAAASQFDGDGVEIKRIPYVSDTSHIHKIIDEAADQSAIIAYTLVVTQLRECLLRLAEEKNLVTVDILGPMIHGIQKITKKEPAMKPGLLHQLDEQYFRKVEAIEFAVKYDDGKDPRGILHADVVLVGVSRTSKTPVCMYLAHKRVKAANVPLVPEVGPPEELFQMPKRKIVGLTISPQLLYGIRTERLKALGLVGNADYASLKRILDELDYAEAIMKRIGCPVIDVTNKAVEETAAKVLQIYYRGERNV; this is encoded by the coding sequence ATGGCAACCGAGGAGGGGAAGAGTATCTCTACTGTCAATGGTGAGAAACCCATTGTCTACGTCGTTTCAGACTCCATTGGTGAAACGGCAGAGTTCGTAGCGCGAGCAGCAGCGAGTCAATTTGATGGTGATGGAGTGGAAATCAAGAGGATACCCTACGTATCCGATACGAGTCATATCCACAAAATCATAGATGAGGCAGCAGATCAGTCAGCAATTATTGCGTATACTCTTGTGGTTACTCAATTGCGGGAATGCCTCTTGCGCCTAGCTGAAGAGAAAAATCTTGTCACCGTTGATATCTTAGGTCCAATGATTCATGGCATTCAAAAGATAACGAAGAAAGAGCCTGCCATGAAGCCAGGATTGCTGCATCAACTGGATGAACAGTATTTTCGAAAAGTTGAAGCCATTGAATTTGCTGTTAAGTACGATGATGGGAAAGATCCACGTGGTATTTTACATGCTGACGTTGTTCTTGTTGGTGTCTCTAGGACATCGAAAACACCCGTATGCATGTACTTGGCTCACAAAAGGGTAAAGGCAGCGAACGTTCCTCTTGTCCCGGAAGTAGGGCCTCCAGAAGAATTGTTTCAAATGCCGAAGCGCAAAATTGTTGGACTAACCATCTCGCCACAACTTCTCTACGGCATTCGAACAGAAAGATTGAAGGCTCTAGGATTGGTTGGCAATGCCGACTATGCCAGTTTGAAGCGCATCTTGGATGAATTAGATTACGCTGAAGCCATTATGAAACGCATCGGTTGTCCAGTCATTGATGTAACCAATAAAGCCGTAGAAGAGACAGCGGCTAAAGTGTTACAGATATATTACAGGGGGGAACGTAATGTCTAA
- a CDS encoding cell division protein FtsA — translation MDCCNETIFALDIGTRTVIGLVAKKTEEGLEILHMVIEEHRNRAMLDGQIHDVVQVSQVVDKVKQALEKEVGQSLTTVAVAAAGRTLKTTIGKKKQEWTTLQEFSVEDQLALELAAVQNSLRSIKKHDDDIVKDYHCVGYSVMHYFLEGQAIGSLVGQRGKVAEVEVISTFLPRVVIDSLFSVLARCGLTMKSLTLEPIAAINVVIPANMRQLNLSLVDIGAGTSDIAITAEGTIKAYEMVPIAGDEMTEAICQKYLLDFVEGERIKKDVQAQLLLSKEERERIRFQDILGFEQSYEIEEILATLEPTVSNLAQQIADKILTLNEKSPQAIILIGGGSLTPLLPEKVAEALELPRERVGVRGRESLKGLTGYINTMKGPEYVTPVGIAITSLNHQTLSFIEVTLNGKSVRLLNMRKGTIGDVLLSAGVSMQSIHGRPGMALTVEVNGQVKILRGTVGQGAELSVNGEKAKLNSLVQHGDAIEFIESQTGKNGQGLIEDVVPTLRAVAVILNGRPVKVEPLIFMNGKKVTLQTALVDGAKIQYQSIDTVANLLDCLGQLDSLKEEHSISYTLNGEKKKVLISMPKLTVNGSVASLNGSVKEGDRIELKYATVSEMQIKEIVDLKQWNGQDLRVLINDKEWNFPGEKAKLYVNQKVATGEEWLKEGDQIVILAGKSTELILSELLAKIGFDPTPPVGKKNLQIIVNGFPGDYMTAIRDQSRVMIYWI, via the coding sequence ATGGACTGTTGTAATGAAACTATCTTTGCATTAGACATTGGAACGCGCACCGTTATCGGACTTGTGGCAAAAAAAACCGAAGAAGGTCTAGAAATTTTACATATGGTCATTGAAGAACATCGGAATAGAGCCATGTTAGATGGCCAGATTCACGACGTAGTACAAGTGTCACAAGTTGTTGATAAAGTCAAACAAGCTCTCGAAAAAGAAGTAGGCCAATCCCTAACGACGGTTGCGGTAGCTGCTGCTGGAAGGACTCTAAAAACAACGATCGGTAAAAAGAAACAAGAATGGACGACCCTTCAAGAATTTTCTGTAGAAGACCAACTAGCGCTCGAATTAGCAGCGGTGCAGAACTCTTTACGATCCATTAAAAAGCATGATGACGATATTGTAAAAGACTATCACTGCGTTGGTTATAGTGTTATGCATTACTTTCTAGAAGGACAAGCCATTGGAAGTCTTGTAGGACAACGCGGAAAAGTTGCAGAAGTAGAAGTAATCAGCACCTTTTTGCCAAGAGTTGTCATTGATTCTCTTTTCTCTGTATTAGCACGATGTGGATTAACCATGAAAAGTTTAACTTTAGAGCCAATTGCAGCTATCAACGTGGTTATTCCAGCGAATATGAGACAATTGAACTTATCACTTGTTGATATAGGTGCAGGTACTTCTGATATTGCTATCACGGCGGAAGGTACCATAAAAGCTTATGAAATGGTTCCTATTGCAGGTGATGAAATGACAGAAGCAATCTGTCAAAAGTACCTTTTAGACTTTGTTGAAGGTGAACGAATCAAAAAAGATGTCCAAGCGCAGCTCTTATTATCAAAAGAAGAAAGAGAAAGAATTAGATTTCAAGATATTCTTGGTTTTGAGCAGAGCTATGAAATTGAAGAAATTCTTGCCACTTTAGAGCCAACAGTGTCCAATCTAGCGCAACAAATTGCTGACAAGATCCTTACATTGAATGAAAAAAGTCCACAAGCAATCATCTTGATAGGTGGTGGCTCTCTTACTCCTTTGTTGCCAGAGAAAGTAGCTGAAGCATTGGAGTTGCCTCGTGAACGTGTCGGTGTCCGTGGCAGAGAAAGCTTGAAAGGTTTAACCGGTTACATAAATACGATGAAAGGTCCAGAATATGTAACGCCTGTGGGCATTGCAATCACATCACTGAATCATCAAACCTTAAGTTTTATTGAAGTTACGCTTAACGGAAAGTCCGTTCGCCTATTAAATATGCGCAAAGGAACTATAGGAGACGTTTTACTTTCGGCTGGTGTTAGCATGCAGAGCATACATGGGCGTCCTGGAATGGCCCTCACTGTAGAAGTAAACGGTCAAGTAAAAATATTACGAGGAACTGTTGGTCAAGGCGCTGAATTGTCCGTTAATGGTGAAAAAGCCAAACTTAACAGTCTTGTCCAACATGGCGATGCCATTGAATTCATAGAATCGCAAACGGGTAAAAATGGGCAAGGATTGATTGAAGATGTTGTACCGACTTTACGCGCTGTAGCTGTAATTCTTAACGGTAGACCTGTTAAAGTAGAGCCTCTGATATTTATGAATGGAAAAAAAGTTACCCTACAGACAGCATTAGTAGATGGTGCTAAAATACAGTATCAATCTATTGATACTGTCGCTAATCTTTTAGACTGCCTAGGACAACTAGATTCATTAAAAGAAGAACATTCCATTTCCTATACCTTAAATGGTGAAAAGAAAAAAGTTCTAATATCAATGCCGAAGCTTACTGTAAATGGTTCTGTCGCTTCATTGAATGGATCGGTCAAAGAAGGCGACAGAATTGAGTTAAAGTATGCGACTGTCTCAGAAATGCAGATCAAAGAAATTGTGGATCTAAAGCAATGGAATGGACAGGATCTGCGTGTTCTGATCAACGACAAAGAATGGAATTTTCCCGGTGAAAAAGCAAAACTTTATGTAAATCAAAAAGTTGCAACGGGAGAAGAATGGCTTAAAGAGGGCGATCAGATTGTAATTTTAGCAGGCAAATCTACAGAACTTATCCTGTCAGAGTTGCTAGCAAAAATTGGTTTCGACCCTACGCCACCTGTTGGAAAAAAGAACCTTCAGATTATTGTCAATGGTTTTCCAGGTGATTATATGACAGCCATACGGGACCAGAGTCGAGTTATGATTTATTGGATATAA
- a CDS encoding LysM peptidoglycan-binding domain-containing protein, with protein MEKGTKRLLIGMTLSAFLLGAPAMMTAKTAVPSTYTVEAGDSLWKISRTFNMTIDEIKSLNQLQHDFIYVGQILKLRNQVMSHTVQPGDTLWILSNQYGLTIEKLKNINQLTSDEIRPGQVLLLQEGDLPANNSGNTHSYVVQPNDSLWKISMQFNVTIDEIRSLNKLTNDTVWVGQKLLIPQGNGSSYSAPPAAPSPSPSRGDRESVTQWPAVTYTVLPGDTGSSIARRFGVAVHDLLRYNYMEPHEWFNAGEKIAISGYAPRLYTVTPGQHKAPAQVGTVVDWFLEGKYLLRRNDIFTVVDIETNKRFQVKMMGGYNHADVEPLTMQDTAIMREIFNQQWTWTPRAIVIFKDGMNIAGSLSGMPHSFNTIHNNGVTGHFDIYLLNSTAHGSASDVYIRQHHDMIQKAGGR; from the coding sequence TTGGAAAAGGGTACGAAAAGGCTTCTCATAGGCATGACTTTGTCTGCATTTCTTTTAGGCGCCCCTGCTATGATGACGGCCAAGACGGCCGTTCCTTCTACATATACTGTTGAAGCTGGCGATAGTCTTTGGAAAATTTCGCGTACTTTTAATATGACCATTGACGAGATTAAGTCGTTAAATCAGCTACAACATGATTTTATCTACGTCGGACAGATATTGAAATTGCGGAATCAGGTCATGAGCCATACGGTACAGCCCGGTGATACGCTATGGATCTTATCAAACCAATATGGTCTCACGATTGAAAAACTAAAAAACATAAACCAACTTACCAGTGATGAAATCAGGCCAGGGCAAGTCTTACTACTACAAGAGGGAGATCTACCTGCTAATAATAGCGGCAATACTCATTCTTATGTGGTACAACCGAATGACAGCCTGTGGAAAATTAGTATGCAGTTCAATGTTACGATAGACGAAATTCGTTCTCTGAACAAACTTACCAATGATACAGTTTGGGTCGGTCAAAAGCTACTAATTCCACAAGGCAATGGCTCAAGCTATTCAGCGCCGCCAGCAGCACCATCGCCATCGCCATCGCGTGGAGATAGAGAAAGTGTGACGCAATGGCCTGCCGTTACCTACACTGTCTTACCTGGTGATACAGGTTCTTCTATTGCCAGGAGGTTTGGTGTGGCTGTTCACGATCTTTTGAGGTATAACTATATGGAACCTCATGAATGGTTTAATGCAGGAGAAAAAATCGCTATCTCTGGCTATGCGCCTAGGCTATATACGGTAACACCAGGACAACACAAAGCGCCTGCTCAAGTAGGCACTGTAGTAGACTGGTTTTTAGAAGGAAAATACTTGCTTAGAAGAAACGATATTTTCACAGTCGTTGATATAGAGACGAACAAGAGGTTTCAAGTTAAAATGATGGGTGGATACAATCATGCTGATGTTGAGCCGCTCACAATGCAAGATACGGCAATTATGCGTGAGATCTTTAACCAGCAATGGACATGGACACCTCGTGCTATCGTTATATTCAAAGACGGCATGAACATAGCAGGGTCTCTATCTGGAATGCCTCATAGCTTCAATACCATCCACAACAACGGTGTCACAGGTCACTTTGATATTTACCTGCTCAATAGTACAGCCCATGGTAGTGCCTCTGACGTATATATTCGTCAGCATCATGATATGATTCAAAAAGCAGGAGGAAGGTAA
- a CDS encoding type II toxin-antitoxin system HicA family toxin, producing MKIAHRLPTLSGMDVAKVLCREGFEQRRQKGSHMRFVKVEPKAVFSVTIPGNQKDLKKGTLMGILQQAGLSKEKFLRLLSA from the coding sequence ATGAAGATAGCCCACCGCTTACCTACCCTGTCAGGAATGGATGTTGCGAAAGTACTCTGTCGAGAAGGTTTTGAACAGAGACGACAAAAAGGAAGCCATATGAGGTTTGTGAAAGTTGAACCGAAGGCAGTCTTTTCAGTAACCATTCCAGGGAATCAAAAAGATTTGAAAAAAGGAACGCTCATGGGCATCTTACAACAAGCAGGCCTCAGTAAAGAAAAGTTTCTTAGACTTCTATCCGCCTAA
- a CDS encoding helix-turn-helix transcriptional regulator: MTIIELTDRQVKIVEIVKERGPITGEQIGEILNLTRATLRPDLAILTMSGILEARPRVGYYYNSQSGNTLVARAIGKIRVKDVKSLPVVVREATTVYDSIVTLFTEDVGTLIIVDSEGNLNGVVSRKDLLKIAIGGSDTHKIPVSMVMTRMPNIVTVSPEDTIFQAAKRLIVHEIDTLPVVRTFALPNGLERQEVVGRITKQQLRNCLLSSVKGIIRWKIT; this comes from the coding sequence GTGACGATTATTGAACTGACGGACCGTCAGGTAAAGATCGTAGAGATCGTAAAAGAACGAGGTCCGATTACGGGAGAACAGATAGGAGAAATCCTGAATCTGACACGAGCTACTTTACGACCTGATCTAGCCATTCTAACCATGTCTGGAATCCTGGAAGCACGACCTCGTGTTGGCTATTACTACAATAGTCAGTCTGGAAATACTCTGGTGGCTAGGGCAATCGGTAAAATTCGAGTCAAAGATGTAAAGTCTTTGCCTGTTGTAGTGAGAGAAGCGACAACAGTCTATGACAGCATTGTCACACTGTTCACAGAAGATGTAGGCACGCTCATTATCGTAGATAGCGAAGGCAATCTTAATGGTGTCGTATCAAGAAAAGATCTCTTAAAGATTGCGATTGGTGGAAGCGATACCCATAAGATACCGGTTAGTATGGTTATGACGCGAATGCCTAATATTGTGACAGTATCCCCAGAGGATACCATTTTTCAGGCTGCCAAACGTCTTATTGTCCATGAGATTGACACCCTCCCTGTAGTAAGGACTTTCGCACTTCCCAATGGCCTAGAACGGCAGGAGGTCGTAGGCCGCATTACCAAACAACAATTACGAAATTGTTTGTTGAGCTCGGTGAAGGGCATAATTAGATGGAAAATAACGTAA
- a CDS encoding gamma carbonic anhydrase family protein translates to MPIYKIGDKEPQIDEDTYIAPTAVVAGDVIVKKGASLWFHVVARGDCGWPITIGEYTNVQDHVMLHTDYDWPTEIGDWVTIGHGAIIHGAKIGNCSLIGMGAVLLDRSVIGEYSVVGAHTLIPPGKEFPPYSLILGNPGKVVKTFTPEEVKRFQGNAQRYLDLWRKDYKGKV, encoded by the coding sequence ATGCCTATCTATAAAATTGGTGATAAAGAACCGCAAATTGACGAAGATACCTATATTGCACCCACTGCAGTTGTTGCTGGTGATGTTATAGTAAAAAAAGGAGCTAGCCTATGGTTTCATGTAGTTGCACGAGGAGACTGTGGCTGGCCTATAACGATAGGAGAATATACGAATGTGCAAGATCATGTGATGTTGCACACAGATTATGATTGGCCTACTGAGATTGGTGACTGGGTAACCATTGGCCATGGTGCAATAATCCATGGTGCAAAAATCGGGAATTGCTCTTTAATTGGTATGGGTGCTGTCTTGCTGGATCGTTCTGTTATAGGGGAATACTCTGTTGTAGGTGCTCATACGCTAATACCGCCAGGAAAAGAATTTCCACCTTATAGCCTTATTTTAGGCAATCCAGGAAAAGTGGTAAAAACCTTTACGCCAGAAGAGGTAAAGCGCTTTCAAGGAAATGCCCAGCGATACCTGGATTTGTGGAGAAAAGACTATAAAGGGAAGGTCTAA